The Primulina eburnea isolate SZY01 chromosome 6, ASM2296580v1, whole genome shotgun sequence genome contains a region encoding:
- the LOC140834048 gene encoding uncharacterized protein isoform X2 — translation MEKGLWASKGDGHVNDEDVMFDSSSKMEPKRSLQCFFDTEPAFFPIKKQAVEAPVSKPESGITISNAIPWENSTEFQSVPNQFMDRLFGSEISSHVDLSRRSVSNIGTDAVNMRNKIDSEQFENDSSDGLSISYVMEDQEAGVSYGGIRKVKVNQVKDPVNILHGSLEHDIGMSTGQTDNHQNEDTFISMLQPYGKEDGNVTLIRHSFDLGDANIRLMGSIFGKGDDNNISMNHSYSKGDTNTISFGGYQDDSIIEALTRPTGSYSLLCEQSSVLTSETHNKKEVNFPNIDPTLTTSQLFKSRLDSTSKNKMDTRPGRKEAPNSFPSNVRSLIATGMLDGVPVRYISVSREELPGTIKGSGYLCGCKSCNFSKALNAYEFERHANCKTKHPNNHIYFENGKTIYQIVQELRSTPESMLFDAVQTVTGSPINQKAFRIWKESFQAATRELQRIYGKEELNL, via the exons ATG GAGAAAGGTTTATGGGCTTCCAAGGGTGATGGGCATGTGAATGATGAAGATGTGATGTTCGATAGCTCATCTAAAATGGAACCCAAGCGATCTCTCCAATGTTTCTTTGATACCGAGCCAGCATTCTTTCCCATCAAAAAGCAGGCCGTGGAAGCTCCAGTTAGTAAGCCAGAATCAGGAATCACCATATCGAATGCAATTCCATGGGAAAATTCTACTGAATTTCAGTCAGTACCAAACCAATTCATGGATCGGCTGTTTGGGTCTGAGATATCTAGTCATGTTGACTTGTCTAGGAGAAGTGTTTCTAATATTGGCACGGATGCCGTAAATATGAGGAATAAAATTGATAGTGAACAATTTGAGAATGATTCATCTGATGGATTATCAATTTCCTATGTAATGGAAGATCAAGAAGCAGGAGTAAGTTACGGAGGAATCAGAAAAGTCAAAGTTAATCAAGTTAAGGACCCTGTTAATATATTGCATGGATCTTTGGAACATGATATAGGGATGTCCACAGGCCAGACTGACAATCATCAAAATGAAGACACCTTCATATCCATGTTGCAGCCATATGGTAAAGAAGATGGAAATGTCACATTAATCCGCCATTCCTTTGACCTAGGTGATGCAAATATTAGATTGATGGGTTCGATTTTTGGTAAAGGTGACGACAATAACATATCCATGAATCACTCCTATAGTAAAGGGGACACTAATACCATATCTTTTGGGGGTTATCAAGATGATTCTATTATTGAAGCCCTGACAAGGCCAACTGGTAGTTATAGCTTATTATGTGAACAATCCTCAGTTCTAACATCAGAAACACACAACAAAAAGGAAGTGAATTTCCCAAATATTGATCCTACCCTGACCACTTCCCAGCTGTTTAAATCTCGTCTGGACTCTACATCTAAGAACAAGATGGATACAAGACCTGGCAGGAAAGAAGCTCCAAACAGTTTTCCATCTAATGTTCGAAGTTTGATAGCGACTGGTATGCTTGATGGTGTGCCTGTACGGTACATTTCTGTCTCTCGGGAG GAGCTTCCTGGAACTATAAAAGGCTCGGGCTATCTTTGCGGCTGCAAATCTTGTAATTTCTCCAAG GCGCTTAATGCATACGAATTCGAACGTCATGCAAATTGCAAAACCAAGCACCCAAACAACCATATATACTTTGAAAATGGGAAGACGATCTATCAGATAGTTCAGGAGTTGAGAAGCACACCAGAAAGTATGTTGTTTGATGCTGTTCAGACTGTGACTGGCTCTCCTATCAATCAGAAAGCCTTCCGCATCTGGAAAG AATCATTCCAAGCTGCAACGCGTGAGCTTCAGCGTATTTATGGGAAGGAAGAGCTAAATCTATGA
- the LOC140834048 gene encoding uncharacterized protein isoform X1, with the protein MSFQEKGLWASKGDGHVNDEDVMFDSSSKMEPKRSLQCFFDTEPAFFPIKKQAVEAPVSKPESGITISNAIPWENSTEFQSVPNQFMDRLFGSEISSHVDLSRRSVSNIGTDAVNMRNKIDSEQFENDSSDGLSISYVMEDQEAGVSYGGIRKVKVNQVKDPVNILHGSLEHDIGMSTGQTDNHQNEDTFISMLQPYGKEDGNVTLIRHSFDLGDANIRLMGSIFGKGDDNNISMNHSYSKGDTNTISFGGYQDDSIIEALTRPTGSYSLLCEQSSVLTSETHNKKEVNFPNIDPTLTTSQLFKSRLDSTSKNKMDTRPGRKEAPNSFPSNVRSLIATGMLDGVPVRYISVSREELPGTIKGSGYLCGCKSCNFSKALNAYEFERHANCKTKHPNNHIYFENGKTIYQIVQELRSTPESMLFDAVQTVTGSPINQKAFRIWKESFQAATRELQRIYGKEELNL; encoded by the exons ATG TCTTTCCAGGAGAAAGGTTTATGGGCTTCCAAGGGTGATGGGCATGTGAATGATGAAGATGTGATGTTCGATAGCTCATCTAAAATGGAACCCAAGCGATCTCTCCAATGTTTCTTTGATACCGAGCCAGCATTCTTTCCCATCAAAAAGCAGGCCGTGGAAGCTCCAGTTAGTAAGCCAGAATCAGGAATCACCATATCGAATGCAATTCCATGGGAAAATTCTACTGAATTTCAGTCAGTACCAAACCAATTCATGGATCGGCTGTTTGGGTCTGAGATATCTAGTCATGTTGACTTGTCTAGGAGAAGTGTTTCTAATATTGGCACGGATGCCGTAAATATGAGGAATAAAATTGATAGTGAACAATTTGAGAATGATTCATCTGATGGATTATCAATTTCCTATGTAATGGAAGATCAAGAAGCAGGAGTAAGTTACGGAGGAATCAGAAAAGTCAAAGTTAATCAAGTTAAGGACCCTGTTAATATATTGCATGGATCTTTGGAACATGATATAGGGATGTCCACAGGCCAGACTGACAATCATCAAAATGAAGACACCTTCATATCCATGTTGCAGCCATATGGTAAAGAAGATGGAAATGTCACATTAATCCGCCATTCCTTTGACCTAGGTGATGCAAATATTAGATTGATGGGTTCGATTTTTGGTAAAGGTGACGACAATAACATATCCATGAATCACTCCTATAGTAAAGGGGACACTAATACCATATCTTTTGGGGGTTATCAAGATGATTCTATTATTGAAGCCCTGACAAGGCCAACTGGTAGTTATAGCTTATTATGTGAACAATCCTCAGTTCTAACATCAGAAACACACAACAAAAAGGAAGTGAATTTCCCAAATATTGATCCTACCCTGACCACTTCCCAGCTGTTTAAATCTCGTCTGGACTCTACATCTAAGAACAAGATGGATACAAGACCTGGCAGGAAAGAAGCTCCAAACAGTTTTCCATCTAATGTTCGAAGTTTGATAGCGACTGGTATGCTTGATGGTGTGCCTGTACGGTACATTTCTGTCTCTCGGGAG GAGCTTCCTGGAACTATAAAAGGCTCGGGCTATCTTTGCGGCTGCAAATCTTGTAATTTCTCCAAG GCGCTTAATGCATACGAATTCGAACGTCATGCAAATTGCAAAACCAAGCACCCAAACAACCATATATACTTTGAAAATGGGAAGACGATCTATCAGATAGTTCAGGAGTTGAGAAGCACACCAGAAAGTATGTTGTTTGATGCTGTTCAGACTGTGACTGGCTCTCCTATCAATCAGAAAGCCTTCCGCATCTGGAAAG AATCATTCCAAGCTGCAACGCGTGAGCTTCAGCGTATTTATGGGAAGGAAGAGCTAAATCTATGA
- the LOC140834050 gene encoding SUN domain-containing protein 1-like, with product MPGSTVSTSNQVSTARRRALEKDLLTPNTDLGDTEPAIQTDSRKIPQTQSRKSNLTRRSSKPRWLTLVSILTKITALMVVMVGLIQMSGWSVLNSGHNTEGFEVVLGDFEGRFAEVHSFVKTAVKAMQVQMHAIDRKMEDGVGLVRKEFGQRMEKNEEEIELKLKALDVRSDAFEKFIDGLRSKSLLSKEEFDEFFQEFMKSKDNEVSSDVGLDEIKEYAREIVEKEIEKHAADGLGMLDYALASGGGRVIKHSEAYGVGKVGGLLNRNRVATGSQKMLMPSFGEPGRCFPLKGGNGFVVIRLRTSIVPVAVTLEHVAKSVAYDRSSAPKNCRVSGWLADQESIDMGFDTKKRFLLVEFTYDLAKSNAQTFKVLDSVKSMVVNTVRLDFESNHGSPSHTCIYRLRVHGLEAKSLPLQEMQS from the coding sequence ATGCCGGGATCCACCGTCTCCACTTCGAATCAAGTATCCACTGCTCGCCGGCGAGCATTAGAGAAGGATTTACTCACGCCCAATACCGATTTGGGAGACACGGAACCCGCGATCCAGACAGACAGCAGAAAAATTCCACAAACCCAATCCCGAAAGTCTAACCTGACGCGGAGGTCATCAAAGCCACGTTGGCTAACCCTGGTAAGCATTCTCACTAAAATAACAGCATTGATGGTTGTTATGGTGGGTTTAATCCAGATGTCTGGATGGTCTGTCTTGAATTCCGGCCACAACACCGAGGGCTTTGAAGTAGTTTTAGGGGATTTTGAGGGGAGGTTCGCGGAGGTGCATAGCTTCGTTAAGACGGCCGTGAAGGCAATGCAGGTGCAGATGCATGCTATTGATCGGAAAATGGAGGATGGCGTTGGTTTGGTGAGGAAGGAGTTTGGCCAGAGAATGGAGAAGAATGAGGAAGAAATAGAGTTGAAGTTGAAGGCTTTGGACGTAAGAAGTGATGCTTTCGAGAAGTTTATTGATGGGTTACGATCGAAGAGCTTGCTTTCAAAGGAAGAGTTTGATGAGTTCTTTCAGGAGTTCATGAAGAGCAAGGATAATGAGGTAAGTAGCGATGTGGGTTTGGATGAAATTAAGGAGTATGCGAGGGAGATAGTGGAAAAGGAGATTGAGAAGCATGCAGCCGATGGATTGGGGATGTTGGATTATGCATTAGCGTCAGGAGGGGGGAGAGTAATAAAGCATTCTGAAGCATATGGTGTTGGAAAAGTTGGTGGGTTGTTAAATCGAAATAGGGTAGCTACGGGTTCGCAGAAGATGCTTATGCCTAGCTTTGGAGAACCTGGACGATGTTTTCCACTCAAGGGTGGTAATGGATTTGTCGTGATTCGGCTTAGGACTTCCATAGTGCCTGTGGCTGTGACACTAGAACATGTTGCTAAGAGTGTAGCTTATGATAGGTCCAGTGCTCCAAAGAATTGTAGGGTATCTGGATGGTTGGCAGATCAAGAATCGATTGACATGGGATTTGATACCAAAAAGAGGTTCCTActggttgagttcacttatgATCTTGCGAAGAGCAATGCTCAAACTTTTAAGGTGTTGGACTCTGTGAAGTCCATGGTTGTCAATACTGTTAGGCTCGATTTTGAATCCAACCATGGGAGTCCTTCTCATACTTGCATTTACCGGTTGAGGGTTCACGGTCTTGAAGCCAAGTCTTTACCATTGCAGGAAATGCAGTCTTGA
- the LOC140834049 gene encoding ras-related protein RABE1c-like: MAATPARARADYDCLIKLLLIGDSGVGKSCLLLRFSDGSFTTSFITTIGIDFKIRTVELDGKRIKLQIWDTAGQERFRTITTAYYRGAMGILLVYDVTDESSFNNIRNWIRNIEQHASDNVNKILVGNKADMDESKRAVPTSKGQALADEYGIQFFETSAKTNLNVEQVFFSIARDIKQRLSDNDSRTEPTAIKINQADPSAGAGQLAQRSACCSS; this comes from the exons ATGGCCGCTACACCGGCGAGGGCTCGAGCAGATTATGATTGCCTCATTAAGCTTCTTCTCATAGGTGATAGCG GTGTGGGTAAGAGTTGTCTTCTTTTACGGTTCTCTGATGGTTCTTTTACAACTAGTTTCATCACCACCATTGG aattgattttaaaataagaaCTGTTGAACTTGATGGCAAGCGGATCAAGCTCCAAATTTGGGATACGGCGGGTCAAGAACGATTCCGTACAATCACTACAG CTTACTATCGTGGAGCTATGGGCATATTGTTGGTTTACGATGTTACAGATGAATCATCCTTTAACA ACATTAGGAACTGGATAAGGAACATTGAACAACATGCTTCTGATAATGTCAACAAGATACTGGTAGGGAACAAAGCAGATATGGATGAAAGCAAAAGG GCTGTACCTACGTCCAAGGGCCAAGCACTCGCTGACGAATATGGGATCCAATTCTTCGAAACT AGTGCGAAAACAAATCTCAACGTGGAACAAGTTTTCTTTTCGATAGCAAGAGATATAAAACAAAGGCTTTCAGACAATGATTCCAGAACTGAG CCTACAGCAATCAAGATTAATCAGGCAGACCCTTCTGCTGGAGCTGGTCAACTAGCCCAGAGATCAGCTTGCTGTAGTTCTTGA